From Synechococcus sp. UW69, the proteins below share one genomic window:
- a CDS encoding cell division protein SepF yields the protein MSLISRLRAVVAGDDYLDGELDDFAYEDEQDDQDQRAMQADGGALATIGDTNPFDLGSDLPGSNVIGMPGISTASAEVNVMEPRSFDEMPRAIQALRERKTVILNLTMMEPDQAQRAVDFVAGGTFAIDGHQERVGESIFLFAPSCVTVTNTGQDEASAPTVVSREADVADAGESSSAPSPAWGAAAL from the coding sequence GTGTCGCTGATCTCCCGTCTCCGTGCTGTCGTCGCTGGCGATGACTATCTCGATGGCGAATTGGATGATTTCGCTTACGAAGACGAGCAAGACGACCAGGACCAGCGCGCCATGCAGGCTGATGGTGGTGCACTGGCAACCATTGGTGATACCAACCCATTTGATCTTGGTAGTGACCTGCCTGGATCCAATGTGATCGGGATGCCGGGCATCAGCACTGCGTCTGCTGAGGTGAATGTGATGGAACCTCGCAGCTTCGATGAAATGCCTCGGGCCATCCAGGCCCTGCGAGAACGCAAGACGGTCATTCTCAACCTCACGATGATGGAGCCCGACCAGGCGCAGCGTGCCGTTGACTTCGTTGCTGGTGGCACCTTCGCGATTGATGGTCATCAGGAGCGCGTCGGAGAGAGCATCTTCCTGTTCGCCCCAAGTTGCGTCACCGTCACCAACACGGGCCAGGACGAGGCCTCGGCCCCCACGGTGGTGAGCCGTGAGGCCGATGTGGCAGATGCTGGGGAATCCTCCAGCGCTCCTTCGCCCGCTTGGGGAGCCGCCGCTCTCTGA
- a CDS encoding YggS family pyridoxal phosphate-dependent enzyme, giving the protein MTDSFAARWQALQVDRPSSARLLAVSKGHPASAVRSVAELGQFDFGESRVQEALPKQKELIDLQLRWHFIGRLQSNKVRPVVKAFDFIHSVDSLLLAERVSRIAVEEARQPDVMLQVKLRPDPSKGGLSADELCAIWSDLQALPGLRISGLMTMAPFDMAAKQRKELFSDCRSLADRFDLAECSMGMSSDWKEAAEAGSTWLRVGSALFGPRLVSTDSAN; this is encoded by the coding sequence TTGACGGATTCATTCGCTGCGCGTTGGCAGGCGCTCCAAGTTGACCGCCCCTCCTCCGCCAGGCTTCTGGCGGTTAGCAAGGGCCACCCGGCATCGGCCGTCCGTTCCGTGGCAGAGCTCGGTCAGTTTGATTTCGGGGAAAGTCGTGTTCAGGAGGCGCTGCCTAAGCAGAAGGAGCTGATCGATCTGCAGCTGCGCTGGCATTTCATCGGCCGCCTCCAGAGCAACAAAGTGCGGCCCGTGGTGAAGGCCTTCGATTTCATCCACTCCGTCGATTCTTTGCTGCTCGCTGAACGGGTGTCGCGCATTGCTGTGGAGGAGGCCCGGCAGCCCGATGTGATGCTTCAGGTCAAACTGCGCCCAGATCCCAGTAAAGGGGGGCTGTCTGCCGATGAACTCTGCGCTATCTGGTCAGATCTGCAAGCTCTGCCGGGGTTGCGGATCTCGGGCCTGATGACCATGGCGCCATTCGACATGGCCGCGAAGCAGCGCAAAGAGTTGTTTTCCGACTGCCGTTCCCTGGCGGATCGGTTCGACTTGGCGGAGTGTTCGATGGGGATGAGCAGCGACTGGAAAGAGGCTGCGGAGGCGGGCAGTACCTGGCTCAGGGTTGGCTCGGCACTGTTCGGCCCGAGATTGGTGTCAACAGACTCTGCGAATTGA
- a CDS encoding PipX family protein yields the protein MASERYLNHPTFGMLYRVAPAGEGRDVYATLYAQRMFFLVTLQPRGAQFEVIPYGDARHHAEVHLGRCRRDRSEDLNSWTQLFDQTFI from the coding sequence ATGGCGTCCGAGCGATATCTGAATCACCCCACCTTCGGGATGCTCTATCGGGTAGCTCCGGCTGGTGAGGGGCGTGACGTTTACGCCACGTTGTATGCCCAGAGAATGTTCTTCCTGGTCACCTTGCAGCCCCGTGGCGCCCAGTTCGAAGTGATCCCCTACGGCGACGCACGTCACCACGCTGAGGTGCATCTGGGCCGGTGCCGGCGGGACCGGTCAGAGGACCTGAACTCCTGGACTCAGCTGTTCGATCAGACGTTCATCTGA
- a CDS encoding energy-coupling factor transporter transmembrane protein EcfT, whose protein sequence is MDWLRQVPMGQYVDGSSGWLRRLDPRLKLAWSLVFLLTPVLAGPLWRVALVVALVVITLASGLARSLWWRSVLLLTALALVVGLLSMLLPAVDPPAAFPLRNPAELPGLETEGPSWDLLRLGPLQLGGLKLGPLVVDRASAVLGLRTSTLIFTVIHSVNLMLITTPPEDLVWALSWCLTPLKWLGCPVERLGFQLLLALRFLPLVQEELQNLLRSLASRAVNMRQLGFKAGFGLVLAVGERLLANILLRAEQGADALVARGGRILGPSYFRMPPERPAHLLNGLAMTLLLLVIGLRGQYGAL, encoded by the coding sequence ATGGACTGGTTACGTCAGGTCCCGATGGGCCAATACGTCGATGGCTCCAGTGGTTGGCTCAGGCGGTTGGACCCTCGACTGAAGCTGGCCTGGTCCCTCGTCTTTCTGCTCACACCTGTTTTGGCCGGCCCCTTGTGGCGCGTCGCTCTTGTGGTTGCTCTGGTGGTGATCACCCTGGCCAGTGGTCTGGCCCGGTCGCTGTGGTGGCGGTCCGTTCTTCTGCTGACGGCGTTGGCGCTTGTGGTGGGCCTGTTGTCGATGCTGTTGCCGGCTGTTGATCCCCCTGCGGCTTTTCCCCTTCGTAATCCGGCCGAGCTTCCTGGGCTCGAGACGGAAGGACCCTCCTGGGATCTGCTGCGCCTAGGCCCCCTGCAGTTGGGTGGTCTCAAGCTGGGTCCTCTGGTGGTGGACCGCGCCTCTGCAGTGCTGGGGCTGCGGACGTCGACCTTGATCTTCACGGTGATTCACAGCGTCAATTTGATGTTGATCACAACCCCTCCGGAGGATCTGGTCTGGGCTCTCAGTTGGTGTCTGACTCCTTTGAAGTGGCTGGGGTGTCCTGTGGAGCGGCTGGGGTTTCAACTGTTGTTGGCCCTTCGTTTTCTGCCTCTCGTTCAGGAAGAGCTCCAGAATCTGCTGCGATCTCTTGCCAGTCGTGCCGTCAATATGCGCCAGCTGGGTTTCAAGGCCGGCTTCGGCTTGGTGCTGGCCGTGGGAGAGAGGCTGTTGGCCAACATCCTTCTAAGAGCTGAGCAGGGAGCGGATGCACTGGTGGCCCGTGGGGGTCGGATTCTTGGCCCTTCGTATTTCCGCATGCCTCCTGAACGTCCTGCTCACCTGCTGAATGGCCTGGCGATGACATTGCTCTTGTTGGTGATCGGGCTCCGGGGTCAGTACGGTGCTCTATGA
- the der gene encoding ribosome biogenesis GTPase Der, which translates to MARPVVAIIGRPNVGKSTLVNRLCRSREAIVHDEPGVTRDRTYQDGYWGDREFKVVDTGGLVFDDDSEFLPEIREQAALALEEASVALVIVDGQQGLTAADESIAEFLRSHRCPTLLAVNKCESPEQGLAMAGEFWSLGLGEPHPISAIHGAGTGELLDQVLTFLPPKDQEGEEEEPIQMAIIGRPNVGKSSLLNAICGEQRAIVSPIRGTTRDTIDTSIIREQRPWRLVDTAGIRRRRSVNYGPEFFGINRSFKAIERSDVCVLVIDALDGVTEQDQRLAGRIEEDGRACVVVVNKWDAVEKDSHTMTAMEKELRSKLYFLDWAPMLFTSALTGQRVDSIFALAALAVEQHRRRVSTSVVNEVLKEALSWRSPPTTRGGRQGKLYYGTQVASRPPSFTLFVNDPKLFGETYRRYVERQIREGLGFDGSPLRLFWRGKQQRDAERDLARQQSRKG; encoded by the coding sequence TTGGCGCGTCCCGTCGTCGCAATCATCGGACGCCCCAATGTCGGTAAGTCGACCCTTGTCAACCGGTTGTGCCGCAGCCGAGAAGCCATCGTTCACGATGAGCCCGGCGTGACGCGTGATCGCACCTATCAGGACGGCTATTGGGGTGATCGGGAATTCAAGGTCGTCGACACCGGCGGACTGGTGTTTGATGACGACAGTGAATTTCTGCCTGAGATCCGGGAGCAGGCGGCTCTTGCTCTCGAGGAAGCCAGTGTGGCCTTGGTGATCGTGGACGGTCAGCAGGGACTGACGGCCGCTGACGAATCCATCGCTGAATTTCTGCGCAGTCATCGCTGTCCCACGCTTCTCGCGGTGAACAAGTGTGAGTCGCCTGAACAGGGCCTGGCCATGGCCGGCGAATTTTGGAGTCTTGGGCTTGGTGAGCCCCATCCGATTTCGGCCATCCACGGGGCCGGAACCGGTGAACTCCTTGATCAGGTGCTCACGTTTCTCCCGCCAAAGGATCAAGAGGGGGAGGAGGAGGAACCGATTCAGATGGCCATCATCGGCCGGCCGAATGTCGGGAAATCCAGTCTTCTCAATGCCATCTGTGGAGAACAGAGGGCCATCGTCAGTCCGATTCGCGGCACAACGCGCGACACGATCGACACCAGCATCATCCGGGAGCAACGCCCCTGGCGTCTGGTGGACACAGCTGGCATCCGCCGGCGGCGCAGCGTCAACTATGGCCCGGAATTTTTCGGGATCAACCGAAGTTTCAAGGCGATCGAACGCAGCGATGTCTGCGTTCTGGTGATTGATGCCCTGGATGGCGTGACCGAGCAGGATCAGCGCCTGGCGGGCCGCATTGAAGAGGACGGACGAGCCTGTGTGGTGGTTGTCAACAAATGGGACGCCGTCGAGAAGGACAGCCACACCATGACGGCGATGGAAAAAGAGCTGCGCTCCAAGCTGTACTTCCTCGATTGGGCCCCGATGTTGTTCACATCGGCACTCACCGGCCAACGGGTGGACAGCATCTTCGCTCTGGCCGCCTTGGCGGTTGAACAGCATCGTCGCCGTGTTAGCACCTCCGTTGTGAATGAGGTGCTGAAGGAAGCACTCAGCTGGCGTAGTCCGCCCACCACCCGAGGGGGGCGTCAGGGCAAGTTGTATTACGGCACGCAGGTCGCAAGTCGACCCCCCAGCTTCACCCTGTTCGTCAACGACCCCAAACTTTTCGGGGAGACCTATCGGCGCTATGTCGAGCGCCAGATCCGCGAGGGCCTCGGCTTCGATGGAAGTCCGTTGCGTCTGTTCTGGCGCGGCAAGCAACAGCGCGACGCTGAACGCGATCTGGCCCGTCAACAGAGCCGTAAAGGCTGA
- a CDS encoding L,D-transpeptidase: MLELVASLVVDLSDQRLTVYNSQQEVVRVIPVSTGKASTPTPTFNSKVFTKYRSTTMYGRTYTVPGVPYTMCVSANEAICLHAAPWQENAGQPFGVPRSHGCVRMPMTHARWLFHNTPKGTPITIQA; the protein is encoded by the coding sequence ATGCTCGAGCTCGTCGCCAGCCTTGTGGTCGACCTCTCCGACCAGCGCCTGACGGTTTACAACAGCCAACAGGAAGTCGTCCGCGTGATCCCCGTCAGCACCGGCAAGGCCTCAACGCCAACACCGACCTTCAACAGCAAAGTCTTCACGAAGTACCGCTCCACCACGATGTACGGACGCACCTACACCGTTCCGGGCGTGCCTTACACGATGTGCGTCAGTGCCAACGAGGCCATCTGCCTCCATGCAGCGCCCTGGCAGGAGAACGCCGGGCAACCCTTCGGCGTCCCCCGCAGCCATGGCTGTGTGCGCATGCCCATGACCCACGCCCGCTGGTTGTTCCACAACACGCCGAAGGGCACGCCGATCACCATTCAGGCCTGA
- a CDS encoding DUF1823 family protein, giving the protein MLHNAIDMPWPLSRSLLLQILEDRCSDRFVCERVWERLGYRPNELQWCAGPDTPTDWADAFPLAPELIAERPASVRLTRSIPKEYKQLLKQQLNFAGYRIGELFPRRTRRATAVNWLLAWLAQQGEPLPEQGPLGPELPAPADPVQGHPGDLPVG; this is encoded by the coding sequence ATGCTGCACAACGCAATCGACATGCCCTGGCCGCTGAGTCGTTCGTTGCTCTTGCAGATCCTGGAGGACCGCTGCAGTGATCGCTTTGTCTGCGAAAGGGTTTGGGAACGCTTGGGATACCGGCCCAATGAACTCCAATGGTGCGCCGGTCCAGACACGCCAACGGATTGGGCGGATGCCTTCCCCTTGGCTCCCGAGTTGATCGCCGAGCGGCCGGCATCGGTTCGTTTGACCCGATCGATTCCCAAGGAATACAAGCAGCTGCTGAAGCAGCAGCTCAACTTTGCGGGCTACCGGATCGGTGAGCTTTTCCCCCGACGGACCCGTCGTGCCACGGCGGTGAACTGGCTTTTGGCCTGGCTGGCACAGCAAGGGGAGCCCCTGCCGGAACAGGGGCCTTTAGGGCCAGAGCTTCCGGCTCCAGCCGATCCGGTGCAGGGGCACCCCGGCGATCTGCCGGTGGGGTGA
- the dusB gene encoding tRNA dihydrouridine synthase DusB — MIASSPLQLPGNGIARQLRCRVLQSPLAGVSDRVFRGLVRRWAPDALLFTEMVNATSLEMGHGRCKVESLADESGPIGVQLFDHRPQAMADAARRAEASGAFLIDINMGCPVRKIARKGGGSGLIRDPELAIRIVEAVADAVALPVTVKTRLGWCGGDADPVRWCQQLERAGAQLLTLHGRTREQGFKGPADWSAITQVREALTIPLIANGDINTPEDALRCLNQTGAAGVMVGRGTMGSPWLVGQIDAALTGRAIPSTPNPTARLALARDQLDDLVKDRGDHGLLIARKHMGWTCTGFPGASRLRHDLMRAPTPAQARDLLNQQIDALAASA; from the coding sequence ATGATTGCTTCATCCCCCCTGCAGCTTCCCGGCAATGGAATCGCACGTCAGCTGCGGTGCCGTGTTCTGCAATCGCCGCTTGCGGGGGTGAGCGACCGGGTGTTTCGTGGCCTGGTTCGACGATGGGCTCCTGACGCCCTGCTCTTCACCGAAATGGTGAATGCCACCAGCCTCGAAATGGGGCATGGGCGCTGCAAGGTGGAGTCACTGGCCGACGAGTCCGGACCCATCGGCGTGCAACTGTTCGACCATCGCCCCCAGGCCATGGCCGATGCGGCACGGCGGGCCGAAGCCAGTGGAGCCTTCCTGATCGACATCAACATGGGATGTCCCGTTCGGAAGATCGCTCGCAAGGGGGGTGGTTCCGGATTGATCCGTGATCCCGAACTGGCGATCCGGATCGTGGAAGCGGTGGCGGATGCCGTGGCATTGCCCGTCACCGTGAAGACGCGCCTGGGATGGTGCGGAGGTGATGCTGATCCCGTGCGGTGGTGCCAGCAACTGGAACGTGCAGGAGCTCAACTGCTCACGCTGCATGGACGCACCCGCGAACAGGGCTTCAAAGGCCCTGCCGACTGGAGCGCCATCACCCAGGTCCGTGAGGCCCTCACGATCCCCCTGATCGCGAATGGCGACATCAACACTCCCGAGGATGCTCTGCGCTGCCTGAATCAAACCGGCGCAGCCGGCGTGATGGTGGGCCGAGGGACCATGGGGTCCCCCTGGCTGGTGGGACAGATCGATGCCGCGCTGACCGGTCGTGCCATCCCCTCTACGCCCAACCCGACGGCACGGCTTGCGCTGGCTCGGGATCAATTGGACGATCTTGTGAAGGATCGCGGCGACCATGGGCTGTTGATCGCGAGAAAACATATGGGCTGGACCTGCACGGGCTTCCCCGGGGCATCGCGACTGCGTCATGACCTGATGCGGGCCCCCACACCCGCCCAGGCCAGGGACCTGCTCAATCAGCAGATCGACGCCCTTGCCGCGTCCGCTTGA